From the Musa acuminata AAA Group cultivar baxijiao chromosome BXJ1-2, Cavendish_Baxijiao_AAA, whole genome shotgun sequence genome, one window contains:
- the LOC103974809 gene encoding putative DNA glycosylase At3g47830, whose translation MPKTPKRKRALSPIRSLETLKPSSEQYPDLPFPTPEQCRDVRDALLTHHGFPEEFAKYRRSTTSPLGAETAVDGVAGETVLDGLVSTLLSQNTTESNSRRAFESLKSAFPTWEHVLAAESKLVEDAIRCGGLAATKAARIKSILRALKDKRGQICLEYLRHLSVDEVKTELSMFKGIGPKTIACVLMFHLQRDDFPVDTHVYRITRDIGWVPMKADREQAYLHLNNRIPNDLKFDLNCLLVTHGRLCHRCAIRGGRQKTSRSFASCPLAEYQKSRRVS comes from the exons ATGCCTAAAACCCCTAAGCGGAAGCGCGCTCTCTCGCCGATCCGATCCCTCGAAACCCTTAAGCCTTCCTCCGAGCAGTACCCGGACCTCCCATTCCCCACCCCGGAGCAATGCCGGGACGTCCGCGACGCCCTCCTCACCCACCACGGCTTCCCGGAGGAGTTCGCCAAGTACCGGAGATCCACCACTAGTCCACTGGGTGCGGAGACGGCCGTCGATGGAGTCGCTGGGGAAACAGTTCTTGATGGACTTGTGAGCACTCTATTGTCGCAGAACACCACCGAATCGAACTCGAGAAGGGCTTTTGAGTCCCTCAAATCCGCTTTCCCCACTTGGGAACAC GTTCTTGCTGCGGAGTCGAAGCTCGTAGAGGATGCCATCAGATGTGGAGGCTTGGCTGCGACCAAGGCAGCGAGGATAAAGAGCATTCTGAGAGCATTGAAGGACAAGAGAGGGCAGATTTGCTTGGAATACTTGCGCCACCTGTCTGTTGACGAGGTCAAGACTGAGCTATCAATGTTTAAGGGAATAGGACCAAAAACG ATAGCATGCGTCTTAATGTTCCATCTTCAGCGAGATGATTTCCCAGTGGACACTCAT GTCTATCGGATCACAAGGGACATTGGTTGGGTACCTATGAAAGCTGACAGGGAGCAGGCTTATCTTCATCTCAATAATAGAATACCTAATGACCTGAAGTTTGACCTAAATTGTCTTCTTGTAACTCATGGAAGACTTTGCCACAGATGTGCCATCAGGGGCGGTAGGCAGAAAACTTCACGTTCTTTCGCTTCTTGCCCTCTCGCTGAGTATCAGAAGAGTAGGAGAGTAAGCTAA